The Agromyces sp. LHK192 genome includes a window with the following:
- a CDS encoding rhamnulokinase family protein encodes MSVGRAGTVAAVDLGATSGRVIVGHVDGRTGTLALDQVARFPNGPVRLASGLHWDFTGLYRDVSRGLADVFRREPGVRSVGVDSWAVDYGLLRGDRLLGEPFHYRDERSAQAVAGVHESVPFEELYRRNGLQFLPFNTVYQFAAEREGGWLGLADTALLVPDLVGFLLTGSRVAERTNASTTGLLGVTTGEWDLELCERLGFEASVLPRLVSPGESLGGLRPDVATELGAPDGLEVVAVGSHDTASAVVAVPMRPESSAYISCGTWGLVGVELGAPVTTDAAREANFTNEGGVDGRIRFLHNVMGLWLLSESVRWWERDGDTIDLPTLLAQAGAVTGDVPVFDANDPRFSPPGDLPGRIAEWCAERGIRAPQTRAEFARSIMESLAEAFADAVRQASILSGVDVEVIHVVGGGSLNELLCQRTADRSGLPVLAGPVEATAIGNVLVQARAQGFLGEGADLETMRALVASAFVPRRFEPRPLVE; translated from the coding sequence ATGAGCGTGGGCCGGGCCGGCACGGTCGCCGCCGTCGACCTGGGGGCGACGAGCGGGCGGGTGATCGTCGGCCACGTCGACGGCCGCACGGGCACGCTCGCACTCGACCAGGTCGCCCGGTTCCCGAACGGGCCGGTGCGCCTGGCCTCGGGCCTGCACTGGGACTTCACGGGCCTGTACCGCGACGTGTCGCGCGGCCTCGCCGACGTGTTCCGGCGCGAGCCGGGCGTGCGGTCGGTGGGCGTCGACTCGTGGGCGGTCGACTACGGGCTGCTTCGCGGCGACCGGCTGCTCGGCGAGCCGTTCCACTACCGCGACGAGCGCAGCGCGCAAGCGGTCGCGGGCGTGCACGAGTCGGTGCCGTTCGAGGAGCTGTACCGGCGCAACGGCCTGCAGTTCCTGCCGTTCAACACGGTGTACCAGTTCGCGGCAGAGCGCGAGGGCGGATGGCTCGGCCTGGCCGACACCGCACTGCTCGTGCCCGATCTCGTCGGGTTCCTGCTGACCGGCTCGCGGGTCGCCGAGCGCACGAACGCGTCGACGACCGGCCTCCTCGGCGTCACGACCGGCGAGTGGGACCTCGAGCTGTGCGAGCGGCTCGGGTTCGAGGCATCCGTGCTGCCGCGCCTGGTCTCGCCCGGCGAATCGCTCGGCGGCCTGCGGCCCGACGTCGCGACCGAGCTCGGTGCGCCCGACGGGCTGGAGGTCGTCGCGGTCGGCTCGCACGACACGGCGTCGGCCGTCGTCGCGGTGCCGATGCGACCCGAGTCGTCGGCCTACATCTCGTGCGGCACGTGGGGGCTCGTCGGTGTCGAGCTCGGGGCGCCGGTGACGACGGATGCCGCGCGCGAGGCGAACTTCACGAACGAGGGCGGCGTCGACGGTCGCATCCGATTCCTGCACAACGTGATGGGGCTATGGCTGCTGAGCGAGTCGGTGCGCTGGTGGGAGCGCGACGGCGACACGATCGACCTGCCGACGCTGCTCGCGCAGGCCGGCGCGGTCACCGGCGACGTTCCGGTGTTCGACGCGAACGACCCGCGGTTCAGCCCGCCCGGCGACCTGCCCGGACGGATCGCCGAGTGGTGCGCCGAGCGCGGGATCCGCGCCCCGCAGACCCGTGCCGAGTTCGCCCGCTCGATCATGGAGAGCCTCGCCGAGGCGTTCGCCGACGCGGTGCGGCAGGCATCGATCCTGTCGGGGGTCGACGTCGAGGTGATCCACGTCGTCGGCGGCGGATCGCTCAACGAGCTGCTCTGCCAGCGCACCGCCGACCGCTCGGGGCTGCCCGTGCTCGCCGGGCCCGTCGAGGCGACCGCGATCGGCAACGTGCTCGTGCAAGCCCGGGCGCAGGGGTTCCTGGGCGAGGGCGCCGACCTCGAGACGATGCGCGCACTCGTGGCATCCGCCTTCGTGCCGCGCCGCTTCGAGCCGCGTCCGTTGGTCGAGTAG
- a CDS encoding bifunctional aldolase/short-chain dehydrogenase — protein MTNQAAAELIARSNRLGADPKNTNYAGGNTSAKGTETDPVTGEPVELLWVKGSGGDLGTLTEQGLAVLRLDRMRSLVNVYPGVDREDEMVAAFDYCLHGKGGAAPSIDTAMHGLVDAAHVDHLHPDSGIAIATAADGEELTGKIFGDGAGGQRVVWVPWRRPGFQLGLDIAEIKRANPQAIGCILGGHGITAWGDTSEEAERNSLWIIDTAAAYIAEHGASEPFGSVVEGYEPLDPAERRAKAAALAATIRGVASHDKPMVGHFTDADVVLDFLASERAPELAALGTSCPDHFLRTKVKPMLLDLPAGASIEESVARLHELHEAYRADYQAYYDAHADASSPAIRGADPLIVLVPGVGMFSYGANKQTARVAGEFYVNAINVMRGAEALSTYTPISDAEKFRIEYWALEEAKLQRMPTPKTHQGRIAFVTGAASGIGKAIATRLAAEGACVVVADLDLEKAQAAAAELGGTDVAIGVAANVADASGVQAAIDATLLAFGGIDLVVNNAGLSLSKPLLETTEADWDLQHDVMAKGSFLVSKAAAKALIEQQMGGDVIYISSKNSVFAGPNNIAYSATKADQAHQVRLLAVELGEHGVRVNGINPDGVVRGSGIFAAGWGANRAATYGVKEEDLGQYYANRTILKREVVPENVADAVYVLTGPELSRTTGLHIPVDSGVAAAFLR, from the coding sequence ATGACCAACCAGGCAGCAGCCGAGCTCATCGCACGGTCGAACCGCCTCGGCGCCGACCCCAAGAACACCAACTACGCCGGCGGCAATACGTCGGCCAAGGGCACCGAGACCGACCCGGTCACCGGCGAGCCCGTCGAACTGCTCTGGGTCAAGGGGTCGGGCGGCGACCTCGGCACCCTCACCGAGCAGGGCCTCGCGGTCCTGCGCCTCGACCGCATGCGTTCGCTCGTGAACGTGTACCCGGGCGTCGACCGCGAAGACGAGATGGTCGCCGCCTTCGACTACTGCCTGCACGGCAAGGGCGGCGCGGCTCCGTCGATCGACACGGCCATGCACGGCCTCGTCGACGCGGCGCACGTCGACCACCTGCACCCCGACTCGGGGATCGCGATCGCGACCGCCGCCGACGGTGAAGAACTGACCGGCAAGATCTTCGGCGACGGAGCAGGCGGACAGCGTGTCGTCTGGGTGCCGTGGCGCCGCCCCGGCTTCCAGCTCGGGCTCGACATCGCCGAGATCAAGCGGGCGAACCCGCAGGCGATCGGATGCATCCTGGGCGGGCACGGCATCACCGCATGGGGCGATACCTCCGAGGAGGCCGAGCGCAACTCGCTCTGGATCATCGACACGGCCGCCGCGTACATCGCCGAGCACGGGGCATCCGAGCCGTTCGGCTCCGTCGTCGAGGGCTACGAGCCGCTCGATCCGGCCGAGCGGCGCGCCAAGGCCGCCGCGCTGGCGGCGACGATCCGCGGCGTCGCGAGCCACGACAAGCCGATGGTCGGCCACTTCACCGACGCCGACGTCGTGCTCGACTTCCTCGCGTCCGAGCGTGCGCCCGAGCTCGCCGCACTCGGCACGAGCTGCCCCGACCACTTCCTCCGCACCAAGGTCAAGCCGATGCTGCTCGACCTCCCGGCAGGCGCCTCGATCGAGGAATCCGTCGCCCGACTGCACGAGCTGCACGAGGCGTACCGCGCCGACTACCAGGCGTACTACGACGCGCACGCGGATGCCTCGAGCCCCGCGATCCGCGGCGCCGACCCGCTCATCGTGCTCGTGCCCGGCGTCGGCATGTTCAGCTACGGCGCGAACAAGCAGACGGCCCGCGTCGCGGGCGAGTTCTACGTCAACGCGATCAACGTGATGCGCGGCGCCGAGGCGCTGTCGACGTACACGCCCATCTCCGACGCCGAGAAGTTCCGCATCGAGTACTGGGCGCTCGAGGAGGCCAAGCTCCAGCGCATGCCGACGCCCAAGACCCACCAGGGCCGCATCGCGTTCGTCACCGGTGCGGCGTCGGGCATCGGCAAGGCGATCGCGACCCGGCTCGCGGCGGAGGGCGCGTGCGTCGTCGTCGCCGACCTCGACCTCGAGAAGGCGCAGGCGGCCGCCGCCGAGCTCGGCGGCACCGACGTCGCGATCGGCGTCGCCGCGAACGTGGCGGATGCCTCGGGCGTGCAGGCCGCGATCGACGCGACCCTGCTCGCGTTCGGCGGCATCGACCTCGTCGTGAACAACGCGGGCCTGTCGCTGTCGAAGCCGCTGCTCGAGACCACGGAGGCCGACTGGGACCTCCAGCACGACGTCATGGCGAAGGGCTCGTTCCTCGTCTCGAAGGCGGCCGCGAAGGCGTTGATCGAGCAGCAGATGGGCGGCGACGTTATCTACATCTCGTCGAAGAACTCGGTGTTCGCGGGCCCGAACAACATCGCCTACTCGGCGACGAAGGCCGACCAGGCGCACCAGGTGCGCCTGCTCGCGGTCGAGCTCGGCGAGCACGGCGTGCGCGTCAACGGGATCAACCCGGACGGCGTCGTGCGCGGCTCGGGCATCTTCGCCGCCGGCTGGGGGGCGAACCGCGCCGCGACCTACGGGGTCAAGGAGGAGGACCTGGGCCAGTACTACGCGAACCGCACGATCCTCAAGCGCGAGGTCGTCCCCGAGAACGTCGCCGACGCCGTGTACGTGTTGACCGGCCCCGAGCTCAGCCGCACGACCGGCCTGCACATCCCCGTCGACTCGGGTGTCGCCGCGGCGTTCCTGCGATGA
- the rhaI gene encoding L-rhamnose isomerase, whose translation MSILTDEIQAQLAAQAIELPSWAFGNSGTRFRVFTTPGTPRDPYEKIADAAQVQQYTALAPTVALHIPWDKVDSYDDLRRHAEDLGVRLGTINSNTFQDEDYKFGALTHEDPAVRRKAIDHHFECIDIMHATGSRDLKIWLAEGSNYPGQADLRGRQDRLHESLQEIYARLGDEQRLVLEYKFFEPAFYHTDVPDWGTSYAQVAALGDKAMVCLDTGHHAPGTNIEFIVMQLLRLGKLGSFDFNSRFYADDDLIVGAADPFQLFRIIFEVLRGGGLNNPDVAFMLDQCHNVEDKIPGQIRSVLNVQEMTARALLVDDAALRAAQVSGDVLEANRVFMDAFYSDVRPALAEWRESRGLPADPMRAFADSGYLAKIAEERVGGTQAGWGA comes from the coding sequence GTGTCCATCCTCACCGACGAGATCCAGGCCCAGCTCGCTGCGCAGGCCATCGAGCTGCCCAGCTGGGCGTTCGGCAACTCCGGCACCCGGTTCCGGGTGTTCACGACGCCGGGCACGCCACGCGACCCGTACGAGAAGATCGCCGACGCAGCCCAGGTGCAGCAGTACACCGCGCTCGCCCCGACCGTCGCGCTGCACATCCCGTGGGACAAGGTCGACTCCTACGACGACCTGCGCAGGCATGCCGAAGACCTCGGCGTGCGGCTCGGCACGATCAACTCGAACACGTTCCAGGACGAGGACTACAAGTTCGGCGCCCTCACCCATGAGGACCCGGCCGTGCGCCGGAAGGCCATCGACCACCACTTCGAGTGCATCGACATCATGCACGCGACCGGCAGCCGCGACCTCAAGATCTGGCTCGCCGAGGGCTCGAACTATCCGGGCCAGGCCGACCTGCGCGGTCGCCAGGACCGCCTGCACGAGTCGCTCCAGGAGATCTACGCCCGTCTCGGCGACGAGCAGCGCCTCGTGCTCGAGTACAAGTTCTTCGAGCCGGCGTTCTACCACACGGATGTCCCGGACTGGGGCACCTCGTACGCCCAGGTCGCCGCGCTCGGCGACAAGGCGATGGTCTGCCTCGACACCGGCCACCACGCGCCGGGCACGAACATCGAGTTCATCGTCATGCAGCTCCTGCGCCTCGGCAAGCTCGGCTCCTTCGACTTCAACTCGCGCTTCTACGCCGACGACGACCTGATCGTCGGCGCGGCCGACCCGTTCCAGCTGTTCCGGATCATCTTCGAGGTGCTCCGCGGCGGCGGCCTGAACAACCCGGATGTCGCGTTCATGCTCGACCAGTGCCACAACGTCGAGGACAAGATCCCCGGCCAGATCCGCTCGGTGCTGAACGTGCAGGAGATGACGGCTCGCGCGCTCCTCGTGGACGACGCGGCGCTGCGCGCCGCGCAGGTCTCGGGCGACGTGCTCGAGGCGAACCGCGTCTTCATGGACGCGTTCTACTCGGACGTGCGCCCGGCGCTGGCCGAGTGGCGCGAGTCGCGCGGCCTGCCGGCCGACCCGATGCGCGCGTTCGCCGACTCGGGATACCTCGCGAAGATCGCCGAGGAGCGCGTCGGCGGCACGCAGGCCGGCTGGGGCGCGTGA
- a CDS encoding L-rhamnose mutarotase, whose translation MTSPTTPERVCFQLQVDPSRLDEYRERHAAVWPDMLRAIEASGRRNYSLFLREDGLLVGYYETDDDAASQRALEADPRTAAWEADMAPFFIALDGARPDQGAPRVVEVFNLESQLAALDAEAGR comes from the coding sequence ATGACGAGCCCCACCACGCCGGAACGCGTCTGCTTCCAGCTCCAGGTCGACCCGTCGCGCCTCGACGAGTACCGCGAGCGGCACGCGGCCGTCTGGCCGGACATGCTCCGCGCGATCGAGGCATCCGGCCGGCGCAACTACTCCCTCTTCCTCCGCGAGGACGGCCTGCTCGTCGGCTACTACGAGACCGACGACGACGCGGCATCCCAACGCGCGCTCGAAGCCGACCCGCGCACCGCCGCCTGGGAGGCCGACATGGCCCCCTTCTTCATCGCACTCGACGGAGCGCGACCCGACCAGGGCGCCCCGCGCGTCGTCGAGGTGTTCAACCTCGAATCCCAACTCGCCGCGCTCGACGCCGAAGCCGGCCGTTGA
- the rhaS gene encoding rhamnose ABC transporter substrate-binding protein, translated as MFQHKRRAGALTALAVGVALVASGCAVDSGTDGGDGGGSGDSGNLAITFLPKNLGNPYFDTSSAGAQEAIDEFSGTFAEVGPAEATPDAQVSYINTLTQQGVGAIAVSANDPEAICDALNEARDAGVKVVTFDSDTNPDCRDLFINQATSEGIAKIQVDLIAEQIGGAGEIAILSASANATNQNAWIELMEEELAASHPDITLVETVYGDDDDQTSFDKTAALLQTHPNLKGIISPTTVGIAAAARYLSTSEYKGTVALTGLGTPNQMREYVEDGTVTAFALWNPADLGYLASYAAKALIEGEITGEEGDTFDAGKLGEYEVGADATVLLGDPYVFDADNIGDFDF; from the coding sequence ATGTTTCAACACAAGCGGCGCGCAGGTGCGCTGACCGCCCTCGCCGTGGGCGTCGCGCTCGTCGCGAGCGGTTGCGCGGTCGACTCGGGCACCGACGGCGGCGACGGCGGCGGTTCGGGCGACTCGGGCAACCTCGCGATCACGTTCCTGCCGAAGAACCTGGGCAACCCGTACTTCGACACCTCGTCGGCCGGCGCGCAGGAGGCCATCGACGAGTTCAGCGGCACGTTCGCCGAGGTCGGTCCGGCCGAGGCGACCCCCGACGCGCAGGTGAGCTACATCAACACGCTCACGCAGCAGGGCGTCGGCGCCATCGCGGTGTCGGCGAACGACCCGGAGGCGATCTGCGACGCCCTCAACGAGGCGCGCGACGCCGGCGTCAAGGTCGTGACCTTCGACTCCGACACGAACCCCGACTGCCGCGACCTGTTCATCAACCAGGCCACGTCCGAGGGCATCGCGAAGATCCAGGTCGACCTCATCGCCGAGCAGATCGGCGGCGCCGGCGAGATCGCGATCCTCTCGGCGTCGGCGAACGCGACGAACCAGAACGCCTGGATCGAGCTGATGGAGGAGGAGCTCGCCGCGAGCCACCCCGACATCACGCTCGTCGAGACGGTCTACGGCGACGACGACGACCAGACGTCGTTCGACAAGACCGCGGCCCTGCTGCAGACCCACCCGAACCTGAAGGGCATCATCTCGCCCACGACGGTCGGCATCGCGGCTGCCGCGCGCTACCTCTCGACGTCGGAGTACAAGGGCACGGTCGCGCTGACCGGCCTCGGCACCCCGAACCAGATGCGCGAGTACGTCGAGGACGGCACCGTCACCGCGTTCGCGCTGTGGAACCCGGCCGACCTGGGCTACCTCGCCTCGTACGCCGCGAAGGCGCTCATCGAGGGCGAGATCACCGGTGAAGAGGGCGACACGTTCGACGCCGGCAAGCTCGGCGAGTACGAGGTCGGGGCGGATGCCACGGTCCTCCTCGGCGACCCGTACGTGTTCGACGCGGACAACATCGGCGACTTCGACTTCTGA
- a CDS encoding ABC transporter permease yields the protein MTTATTSASAAVRTYRDYDRPLWQRIVLTRESAIVGLLVIVAVVATLTVRGFSQPITLTYLLLDVMPILLIALPMTLIMITGEIDLSVASIVGLSSVTTGVLTQAGVPFEAAAVIALVVGAACGAINGFLVTVVGLPSLAVTIGTLALFRGLAVGLLGTTAITDFPEFWTDLAKARVGGSNIPVVLFLFLALLVVFVVLLHFTPFGRGIYAIGLSKAAAHFSGVHVERTKLILFVLSGVISALAGIFYTLRFGSARGDNATGLELQVIAAVVLGGVSVFGGRGAIPGVIAGVLLIGVLASALRLANVTSDVINIITGALLVLSVVANSFLAWLRMRRRAPGGTPRVEASTAG from the coding sequence ATGACCACCGCCACCACCTCCGCCAGCGCGGCCGTGCGCACCTACCGCGACTACGACCGGCCGCTGTGGCAGCGCATCGTGCTCACGCGCGAGTCGGCCATCGTCGGGCTGCTCGTGATCGTGGCCGTCGTCGCGACGCTCACCGTGCGCGGGTTCAGCCAGCCGATCACGCTGACGTACCTGCTGCTCGACGTCATGCCGATCCTGCTCATCGCGCTGCCGATGACGCTCATCATGATCACGGGCGAGATCGACCTCTCGGTCGCCAGCATCGTCGGGCTCTCGAGCGTCACGACGGGCGTGCTGACCCAGGCGGGCGTGCCGTTCGAGGCGGCCGCGGTCATCGCACTCGTCGTCGGCGCGGCGTGCGGCGCGATCAACGGGTTCCTCGTCACCGTCGTCGGGCTGCCGTCGCTCGCGGTCACGATCGGTACGCTCGCGCTGTTCCGCGGCCTCGCCGTCGGCCTCCTCGGCACGACCGCGATCACCGACTTCCCCGAGTTCTGGACCGACCTCGCGAAGGCCCGCGTCGGCGGCTCGAACATCCCCGTCGTGCTGTTCCTCTTCCTCGCGCTGCTGGTGGTGTTCGTCGTGCTGCTGCACTTCACGCCCTTCGGGCGCGGCATCTACGCGATCGGGCTCTCGAAGGCGGCCGCGCACTTCTCGGGAGTGCACGTCGAGCGCACGAAGCTGATCCTCTTCGTGCTGAGCGGGGTGATCTCGGCGCTCGCCGGCATCTTCTACACCCTGCGCTTCGGCAGCGCCCGCGGCGACAACGCGACGGGGCTCGAGCTCCAGGTCATCGCGGCCGTCGTGCTGGGCGGGGTGTCCGTCTTCGGCGGTCGCGGTGCGATCCCGGGTGTCATCGCCGGCGTGCTGCTCATCGGCGTGCTGGCCAGCGCCCTGCGCCTCGCCAACGTCACGAGCGACGTCATCAACATCATCACCGGCGCACTGCTCGTGCTGTCGGTGGTGGCCAACAGCTTCCTGGCGTGGCTGCGCATGCGGCGCCGAGCACCAGGGGGAACACCGCGCGTCGAGGCCTCCACAGCAGGGTGA
- a CDS encoding ABC transporter permease, which produces MEKTAVTKRLQAVGAAREFGILLALVIVVVAATVANPNFLFSSDGWRDLLLTPSILVLVAIGQAIVIITRNVDLSVGSILGLSAYLTGRLFVDLQGIPIVLVFLIAVVFGGLLGLVNGALVAYAKVPAMVITLGTLYAYRGINVLWTGSDRINASDLPKDFLALGTGQILWIPILTIIALVVLVVAGWVMKNTRGGREFYAIGSDPAAAELYGLRVTRRLLIAFTLSGALAGLAGVLYAARYGTINSQAGAGWELDAVGAAVIGGVAITGGVGSVWGAAIGAVLLLTINRALPILGIPDFWQRAVVGALIIGAIVLDRVLAVRQRRRLIEAREDD; this is translated from the coding sequence ATCGAGAAGACCGCGGTCACCAAGCGGCTCCAGGCCGTCGGCGCCGCCCGCGAGTTCGGCATCCTGCTCGCGCTCGTCATCGTGGTCGTCGCCGCGACCGTCGCGAACCCGAACTTCCTGTTCAGCTCCGACGGCTGGCGCGACCTGCTGCTGACCCCGTCGATCCTGGTGCTCGTCGCGATCGGCCAGGCGATCGTCATCATCACCCGCAACGTCGACCTGTCCGTCGGCTCGATCCTCGGGCTCTCGGCGTACCTGACCGGCCGGCTGTTCGTCGACCTCCAGGGCATCCCGATCGTGCTCGTGTTCCTGATCGCCGTCGTGTTCGGCGGTCTGCTCGGACTCGTCAACGGCGCGCTCGTCGCCTACGCGAAGGTGCCCGCCATGGTCATCACGCTGGGCACGCTCTACGCCTATCGCGGCATCAACGTGCTGTGGACCGGCAGCGACCGCATCAACGCGTCCGACCTGCCGAAGGACTTCCTCGCGCTCGGCACCGGGCAGATCCTGTGGATCCCGATCCTCACGATCATCGCCCTCGTGGTGCTCGTCGTCGCCGGCTGGGTCATGAAGAACACCCGCGGCGGTCGCGAGTTCTACGCGATCGGGTCCGACCCCGCCGCGGCCGAACTCTACGGCCTGCGCGTCACGCGGCGCCTGCTCATCGCGTTCACGCTCTCGGGCGCGCTCGCGGGCCTGGCCGGTGTGCTCTACGCCGCCCGCTACGGCACGATCAACTCGCAGGCCGGCGCGGGATGGGAGCTCGACGCGGTCGGCGCCGCCGTCATCGGCGGCGTCGCGATCACGGGCGGCGTCGGCTCGGTCTGGGGCGCCGCGATCGGCGCCGTGCTGCTGCTCACCATCAACCGGGCGCTGCCGATCCTCGGCATCCCCGACTTCTGGCAGCGGGCCGTCGTCGGCGCGCTCATCATCGGCGCGATCGTGCTCGACCGCGTGCTCGCCGTGCGCCAGAGACGCAGGCTCATCGAGGCGAGGGAGGACGACTGA
- a CDS encoding sugar ABC transporter ATP-binding protein translates to MLELSKVVKSFGPVVALRSGSLRLESGSIHALVGENGAGKSTLVKIVAGLYRRDAGDLRLRGEDVDFTSTAQSKAAGIAVIYQEPTLFPDLTVTENIFMGRQPTGRFGRIDRKAMRHEAEALFQRLGVKIDPERPAEGLSIADQQVIEIAKAVSLDARVLIMDEPTAALSGVEVDRLFAVARSLRDEGRALLFISHRFDEIFALCDTVTVMRDGAYVATTPIAETTVDDLVRQMVGRDVTELFPKTEAEIGDPLLEVEGLTRTGVFHDISFTVRAGEIVGLAGLVGAGRSEVARAVFGVDPYESGSVRVGGRPLAKRRPDAAIRAGLALVPEDRRKQGLVLESSVARNIGLVIRDQLASAGLITSGRENRAAKVWASRLEVKANALSTVAGTLSGGNQQKVVLGKWLATDPTVLIIDEPTRGIDVGTKAEVHRLLSELAGKGMGILMISSELPEVLGMADRVLVMREGRITAEIDRADATSENVMFAATHAEGAHA, encoded by the coding sequence ATGCTCGAACTCTCCAAGGTCGTCAAGTCCTTCGGCCCGGTGGTCGCCCTCCGGTCCGGCAGCCTGCGGCTCGAGTCCGGGTCGATCCACGCCCTCGTCGGCGAGAACGGCGCCGGCAAGTCCACGCTCGTCAAGATCGTCGCCGGACTCTACCGCCGCGACGCGGGCGACCTGCGGCTGCGCGGCGAGGACGTCGACTTCACCTCGACGGCGCAGTCGAAGGCCGCGGGCATCGCGGTCATCTACCAGGAGCCGACCCTGTTCCCCGACCTCACGGTCACCGAGAACATCTTCATGGGCCGTCAGCCGACCGGGCGCTTCGGCCGCATCGACCGCAAGGCGATGCGCCACGAGGCCGAGGCCCTCTTCCAGCGCCTCGGGGTGAAGATCGACCCCGAGCGCCCCGCCGAGGGCCTCTCGATCGCCGACCAGCAGGTCATCGAGATCGCCAAGGCCGTCTCGCTCGACGCGCGCGTGCTCATCATGGACGAGCCGACCGCCGCTCTGTCGGGCGTCGAGGTCGACCGGCTGTTCGCCGTCGCGCGGAGCCTGCGCGACGAGGGACGCGCGCTCCTGTTCATCTCGCACCGCTTCGACGAGATCTTCGCGCTCTGCGACACCGTCACCGTCATGCGCGACGGCGCGTACGTCGCCACCACGCCCATCGCCGAGACCACAGTCGACGACCTCGTCCGCCAGATGGTCGGCCGCGACGTCACCGAACTCTTCCCCAAGACCGAGGCCGAGATCGGCGACCCGCTCCTCGAGGTCGAGGGCCTCACCCGCACCGGCGTCTTCCACGACATCTCGTTCACGGTGCGCGCCGGCGAGATCGTCGGCCTCGCCGGTCTCGTCGGCGCCGGCCGGAGCGAGGTCGCCCGCGCGGTGTTCGGCGTCGACCCCTACGAGTCGGGCAGCGTGCGCGTCGGCGGTCGACCGCTCGCCAAGCGCCGGCCCGACGCCGCGATCCGCGCGGGCCTCGCGCTCGTGCCGGAGGACCGACGCAAGCAGGGCCTCGTGCTCGAGTCATCCGTCGCCCGGAACATCGGCCTCGTCATCCGCGACCAGCTCGCGAGCGCCGGGCTCATCACCTCGGGCCGGGAGAACCGCGCCGCGAAGGTGTGGGCCAGCCGGCTCGAGGTCAAGGCCAACGCGCTCTCGACCGTCGCCGGCACGCTGTCCGGCGGCAACCAGCAGAAGGTCGTGCTCGGCAAGTGGCTCGCCACCGACCCGACCGTGCTCATCATCGACGAGCCGACCCGCGGCATCGACGTCGGCACCAAGGCCGAGGTGCACCGACTGCTCTCGGAGCTCGCGGGCAAGGGCATGGGCATCCTCATGATCTCGTCGGAGCTGCCCGAGGTGCTCGGCATGGCCGACCGCGTGCTCGTCATGCGCGAGGGCCGCATCACCGCCGAGATCGACCGAGCCGACGCCACCAGCGAGAACGTCATGTTCGCCGCGACCCACGCCGAGGGAGCCCACGCGTGA
- a CDS encoding LacI family DNA-binding transcriptional regulator has product MAGVRIRDVAERAGVSVGTVSNVLNRPADVSADSVERVQRAIEELGYVRNEAARKLRAGVSSSVGFVVLDGQNPFFTDVVRGAEDEASRHSLAILYGNTDEDVSRERMYLDLFEEQQVRGVLISPYGDIHTRLDRLRARGIPAVLVDRFSGDGRFSSVSVDSVAGGRMAVEHLIATGRRRIAFVGGPFEMQQVRDRLAGARVAAENASVAVDVEIVATEATTVGAGVAAGARILARQARDRPDALFAANDLLALGLLQALVVDGRMLVPDEIAIIGFDDIPFAAAAAVPISSMRQPSRMIGRTALRILLEETADPELIPRQTVFLPELVVRRSTDAPTRAGRGR; this is encoded by the coding sequence ATGGCAGGGGTGCGCATCCGCGACGTCGCCGAGCGTGCGGGCGTCTCGGTCGGCACGGTGTCCAACGTGCTCAACCGCCCCGCGGACGTCTCGGCCGACTCCGTCGAACGCGTGCAGCGCGCGATCGAGGAGCTCGGCTACGTGCGCAACGAGGCCGCCCGCAAGCTCCGCGCCGGCGTCTCTTCGAGCGTCGGGTTCGTCGTGCTCGACGGGCAGAACCCCTTCTTCACCGACGTCGTGCGCGGCGCCGAGGACGAGGCATCCCGCCACAGCCTCGCGATCCTCTACGGCAACACCGACGAAGACGTCTCGCGCGAGCGCATGTACCTCGACCTGTTCGAGGAGCAGCAGGTGCGCGGCGTGCTCATCTCGCCGTACGGCGACATCCACACCAGGCTCGATCGGCTGCGAGCCCGGGGCATCCCCGCGGTGCTCGTCGACCGGTTCAGCGGCGACGGCAGGTTCAGCTCGGTCTCGGTCGACAGCGTCGCCGGCGGCCGCATGGCCGTCGAGCACCTCATCGCGACCGGCCGCCGGCGGATCGCGTTCGTCGGCGGGCCGTTCGAGATGCAGCAGGTGCGCGATCGACTCGCGGGCGCGCGCGTCGCCGCCGAGAACGCGTCGGTCGCGGTCGACGTCGAGATCGTCGCGACGGAGGCCACGACCGTCGGGGCCGGCGTCGCCGCCGGCGCCCGCATCCTCGCGCGTCAGGCGCGCGACCGACCCGACGCGCTCTTCGCCGCGAACGACCTGCTCGCCCTCGGCCTGCTCCAGGCGCTCGTCGTCGACGGCCGCATGCTCGTGCCCGACGAGATCGCGATCATCGGCTTCGACGACATCCCGTTCGCCGCGGCGGCCGCGGTGCCGATCTCGTCGATGCGCCAGCCCAGTCGCATGATCGGCCGCACCGCGCTGCGGATCCTGCTCGAGGAGACCGCCGACCCGGAGCTCATCCCTCGGCAGACCGTCTTCCTGCCCGAACTCGTCGTCCGGCGTTCGACCGACGCGCCGACGCGGGCCGGGCGGGGGCGGTAG